The following nucleotide sequence is from Mytilus trossulus isolate FHL-02 chromosome 9, PNRI_Mtr1.1.1.hap1, whole genome shotgun sequence.
agacacccataccaccttaaatcagtgatttttttatatctattttcaaGTAGAAGCAATGGAATAGATGAGTATGGAAATTGTTCACGGTGTACTCTGGAATCAAAAGAAGTGGCAGACACGATGTGGAGACGAGTTGGTAATCTTATTCCAGAAATATGGAACAACAGAAAAGTTGTCGGTTTGAATGAGAGGTATGTTAGCATTACCAGATATTTGAGGTTTTTGACCCATGGTAAGaatattttggttgaaatcATAATTAATGAACAAAACAAGGACATAatacattatttgaatataGCATTTTCTTTTATTCGGGTAACAGCCCATACCTCTACCTAGAATCAAATACAACGTTATAAATTCTTAATTCAACATCATCACCTAGACATGCACTTTTATCCAAAATGCAACCATCAGTGTGGATTCCATGAAGAGTGATTTAGTGATAGACAtagtttaataaatgtttaacgaTGGTGAAATACTATTAGTGACTAGAATGTTgctagtccgagattactctagtttaataaatgtttaacgaTGGTGAAATACTATTAGTGACTAGAATGTTgctagtccgagattactctagtttaataaatgtttaacgaTGGTGAAGTACTATTAGTGACTAGAATGTTGCTAGTCCGAGATTTCTCTGACGTCCAACgactgttttgccagacaagctatGGGCCGTGGTCCATCTACTGTTTTGCCAGATAAGATATGGGCCGTGGTCCAACGACTGTTTTGTCGGACAAGCAAGGGCCCATGGTACCACGGCCCCAGATTGTCTgtcaaaacagccgttggacgtcagagtagtCACTGACTAGAATGTTGCATGCATAAGACATaatttgaattatgaaaaaaacgttCTAATTGGGGTTGTCCATACAAAcgtgaacatatatatttacagaataaGAGTGTTGAGGTATAATCCGGGTGACAATTTCCACCCCCATTTAGATGGATCTTATATAAGAGAGGATGGAGACCGAAGTTATATGTCCGTACAGGTGTATCTCAATCAAGTAAGTATATATATCTTAATCTATTGGTTTCCATATCAAATCAATTTAGTTCTTAATTAAGTgcatatatttgattaaaatcgaATTACAATGAAAACAAGTATTAGaatgtaaatatatgtacatattaAGCTTTAACATTGGTTGAACTTATTGTTGCATGTGATCTATAAAGCAAATGATGTAATATATTAAACTGCACATGGTACAGATTATACtagaaaatacattttgtgttatttatcctttttttttacacgAAAGATTTGTTCGATCATTACCTTTTCGCTTCTTATGTGTTTTGTAGGCAGTTCCAATTTTATAAGTAATCTATTCTTACTGGGAAATCATACTTGTGAGAGTTCTCAGTATATCTATAGAAAACCCGATATATAACAaacacatatatttgttttagaaaCATAATATATTGATTGTGAGTTTTCTGTAACATtaataacattatattttttctgtgatatttcatttgtttgggGATACATGTACGatgttatttacaaaaatgtgatAAACTTAGCAttatagattgattgattgttggttgcatAAAATCCTCTTTTTTTGTGGAGAAAATGAAATTGTtctaaaatattgcaaataaacTTGAATAGAATGGAGTTGATAGGTTTGAAACAAATGAGCAAATGAAGcttgacaaaattaaatgaattattcaTAGGGAAAATATAACACATTAGATTAAATGTGTACACTGAATTACTTTGAATAATACTTTGCAGTCAAATTATATTTAAGGTATctatgaatttaaatttttgtgagatattaaaattatcatttaaccGAGTCTTCagtataaagataaactgtCAAAATGTGATTGTCATTTACAAATGTAGAAACAGTCAGAACAAAAATGACTTTCTACAGAAAGCACAAGGAGACAACATCTGTTTGGATAATAAGAATTATAAGTTTGAAACGAATCATTTGTACTAAATGTTTTGATTAATTATTGTTGTAGAATTTTGAGGGTGGCAACACTACATTTCTGTGCATGTTAGAGGAagataaaacagaaattatacCACACACAGGTAATAATTAAAGGCAATAGTCTCCTTTCATTTGTCTTTCAAATACAGTACACaataatcaaagttttaaaatgaaaaattgcatTGCATCAGTCAAACAAgaagaaaaatgttttgaattgaagttatcttcctttgtttaatataattgttattttaagagttatcttcctcTGTCCATAATTATTGCTTTGatagttatctttctttttccataattttagtttttggaacagataaataattattgttttgatagttatctttctttgtccataattttagtttttggaacagataaataattattgttttgataGTTATCTTTTTTTGTCCATAATTTCAGTTTTTAGGACAGAAAGAATCAAACACTATGTACGACTTAAGTTTCAATATCAAACTTTTCTTGAGAATTATGGTAATAAACGTATACATCATTTTGTAACTTGAATTTCTGTGTAATGGGAGGGAAAGGGTGATATTTATCGTGACCTTCACATCTGTGAAAATATTATTGccttaaaaatcaaaacatatattcatGCATGATTGTCTCAAAAAAGGTTTATTTCTCacaataactgaaaatatatgGTGTGCAGCTTCCTCTATTAGAATGTATAATGGTTGTTCCCTtgctattaaacatgttttattttcatagaaGGCAAGTGCTActtcaactttttttctttctaaatattagataaataaaagatattccATTGAGTTTGTTTAGAAACTTGTTGGCTACATAagggcatgtcagttaactgctagtagtctgttgttatttatgtattattgtcattttgtttattttctttggttacatcttctgacatcagaatcggacttctcttgaactgaattttaatgtgcgtatcgttatgcgtttacttttctacattggttagaggtaaagggggaggattgagatctcacaaacatgttttaccccgccgcatttttgcgcctgtcccaggtcaggagcctctggcctttgctagtcttgtattattttaattttagtttcttgtgtacaatttggaaattagtatggcgttcattatcactgaactagtatatatttgtttagggggggggggggggggggcagctgaaggacgcctccgggtgcgggaatttctcgctacattgaagacctgttggtgaccttctgctgttgttttttagctcacctggcccaaagggccaaatgagcttttctcatcacttggcgtccgtcgtccgtcgtcgtcgtcgtcctgcgtccggcgttaacttttacaaaaatcttctcctctgaaactactgggccaaatttaaccaaacttggccacaatcatcattggggtatctagttgaaaaattgtgtccggtgacccggccaaccaaccaagatggccgccatggctaaaaatagaacataggggtaaaatacagtttttggctaataactcaaaaaccaaagcatttagagcacaTCTGACAaggattaaaattgtttatcaggtcaagttctatctgccctgaaattttcagatgaatctgacattcccttgttaggttgctgcccctgaattggtaattttaaggaatttttgctgtttttggttattatcttgaatattatttaagatagagataaactgtaaacagcaatgatgttcagcaaagtaagatctacaaataagtcaacatgactaaaatggtcagttgaccactttaggagttattgcctttaaagtcaatttttaaccatttttcgtaaatcttagtaattttttacaaaaatcttctcctctgaaactactgagccaaattaattgaaacttggccacaatcatcattggggtatctagtttataaattgtgtcCAATGACCTGGcaatcaaaccaagatggccaccatggctaaaaatagaacatggggtaaaatgcagtttttggcttataactcaaaaaccaaagcattaagagcaaatctgatcggaagtaaaattgttaattaggtcaagatctatctaccgtgcaattttcagatgaattggatcatcggttgttaggttgctgcccctgaattggtaattttgaggaaattttgctgtttttctgttattatcttgaatattattatagatagagataaactgtaaacaacaataatgtacaacaaagtaagaactaaaaataagtcaacatgaccaaaatagtcaattgaccccctaaggagttattgaccttcatagtcaatttttaacaattttcacaaaatttgtagattttcaccaacattttccacagaaactactgttacagatagagataattgtaagcagcaaaattgtttagtaaagtaagatctacaaacacatcaccatcactaaaacacaattttgtcatgaatccatctgtgtaaaatgtttaatattaacatagaccaaggtgagcgacacaggctctttagagcctctagttttatttgatcgggttgttgtctctttgacactttccccatttccattatcaattttatactCTTTCAACACAAGAAGTGAACATTTACAATGTAGTTTCTAAAAAATAGTGTAATTATcacatttattatttgtttatattttaggtACAATGTTGATATTTGAGCATGATATCCTACATGAGGGATCCAAGATCTTGTCTGGAAGAAAGTATGTGCTCCGTTCAGATGTGATGTACTCTGGTGAAATTATACCAAAGAAATCTAAACTGTCGAGACTGTGTCATCTCTTTAAAACTTGATCGAAATATACATACTTATAACAATCATGAATACCAAAAGTCAGATTTGTCTTGATACACTAatcagtaaaataaaattaaacacatttttacaagtttatttcaaaatatattttcagttgTAAATTCAACTGAATACAATTTATTAAGAAGGACCAAAATCTGACCGGACCTTTAATCCTaaaaaaaatttcttttaatCTACCAGATTTGTGAAATCCCTTTATCGTTCACGGTCAATGACGAAATGAGAGACCTTGCTACTTTTCTGGTAAAAAGTTTATCATATACTTTGATACAAAAGTCTATCTAATCCATACATGCTTATGTTTATAAAATTCTGAAATTGAAAGAGTACAATCCATATTTACTTATTAGCTACCttaaataatatcatttacTATTTGCACAGAACTAACAGATTATAAGAACGATGATCTCCTTAGCATCT
It contains:
- the LOC134684623 gene encoding uncharacterized protein LOC134684623, producing MDSAEISREQIDLPRQWEGKLAYLLHRVLSKKECDDLIQKAEDKGFEPTFLNCKGRRRSNGIDEYGNCSRCTLESKEVADTMWRRVGNLIPEIWNNRKVVGLNERIRVLRYNPGDNFHPHLDGSYIREDGDRSYMSVQVYLNQNFEGGNTTFLCMLEEDKTEIIPHTGTMLIFEHDILHEGSKILSGRKYVLRSDVMYSGEIIPKKSKLSRLCHLFKT